TTGACGACAGTgttaatcatttctgtttcattatacaaataaactcTAGCTCTGTGTACTGAGCGGTAAATTTACTGGAAATGGCCCTATAGCAAATTAATATTTGGAttgtaaatatattaagcaAATAATCTTTCAATAAATAACGTCTTGCCAGAAAATCACTACATTTCCTCCGCTCGCTATTATTAAGGAAATAGCGCCCCCGTCTGTATAAATTACGTACCAACTGGTTGAAAAAAAACCCCGCATATGTTAGTTAgctatgttttgaagcatggaagctggtttatgctggtccttagctggtcatgagctggtccttagctggtcaggtgctggtcctgagctggagctagttgcttaggaccagcacatgaccagcttaaaccagctcatgagctaaggaccagcataaaccagcttccatgcttcaaaacatacagcatatgctgtttatttattttttatttttttcaacagggagaATCTTTGCGATTTTGCAAACAGCTCAAAAAGCCTACACAGGGGAAACGTGGACAATAATCACAAAtattatcataaaataaataatatttttattgtttaaagtgCATGGGTGACCAATGTTTTATAATCATATTTGCTATGTATGTTTCATGACAGACACAAAAGAAGCACAAGCAAAGCCTACtcagtttaaataaatgtaactctGTGCAATCTATAGTGTTTTTACTCTTTTGCTTTGGAGGATGATACCACAGCCTgcatttggcaaaaaaaaaaaaaaaacatcacatattgattatttgtttataatttatacaggctatttttatattgttatattgtacattttttcTTATACATTCCCCCTTTTTTGTAAGTGTTCTTGGCCCTTTGGGGAAACTTTATTTTGTTCTCTCTTGAACATGAATAAGTACTGAATCACAATGATGTGAACCTTGTTAAAAGAATGTGTAGGCTcataaacattagttaataagcTTCAAGGTACTGCTAATACAATTTTAGGATCTCAGTCTGATGAAGGTAAATAGTCTGTATCAACATGTAAATTCAGACTTCTGAAAGTCATGCCAAATATGGAGAAGATTCTGTGGTTTAAAGCCATTCACTAATATACGCTTGGAAAAAGTGCACCTTTCATAATTAAGTCTGCGCACCTCAAAAAGATTCCTAAGTCCCAGAAATCTTGTTGCGTAAACGGGTTTTACACCCAGGACATGTAGGCACATCCCCACATAGACATCTTCGAGTGGAATTGGCCGCACAAATCTAGAGGCCCATGATATTTTTCTGGCCAGGTCAGTGGAAAAGACATATGCAGCTCCAGACACGTATGGAGGATACCAGGTGTCTGAGTAAAGATCCTGTGGGATATACCATTTGTTGAAGCTGTCCCTGTGAGGAACAGCATCTGAGATGACCGATCCAGTGATGTAGTCTTTCCTTGAGGACTCGCCCTGGTCATGCAGGTAGTCCACCAGGTAACGCACATTGAGAAAGACATCTGCGTCGATCTTCATGGTATACCAGGCACCCTGGCAGTAGGTGGCTATCCAGTTCATAATCATCATTGTCTTTATTGTGAGATTATGGTAGCTGTCCACAAAATCCATTTGAATAATGTCACCATATTCCTTGCTCTCCCTCTCAAGGTGCTCCTGCAGTACTGGGTCGCTTTGTGCGGGCTGACCAATGATAAACAAATGCAAAATATTCACACCAGGAA
This Ctenopharyngodon idella isolate HZGC_01 chromosome 5, HZGC01, whole genome shotgun sequence DNA region includes the following protein-coding sequences:
- the b3galt8 gene encoding beta-1,3-galactosyltransferase 1, whose amino-acid sequence is MHLTHSPTFEFCNFLLQCVMKFLFRLNMRKRSRFKLLKYLAVAGLITLLVIFAFNSTVLWPSLPKKTLTPKNLHDVISPSTYRFILNQPELCENKNPFLVLMIPVTLNGREARTAIRKTWGQYGLVPGVNILHLFIIGQPAQSDPVLQEHLERESKEYGDIIQMDFVDSYHNLTIKTMMIMNWIATYCQGAWYTMKIDADVFLNVRYLVDYLHDQGESSRKDYITGSVISDAVPHRDSFNKWYIPQDLYSDTWYPPYVSGAAYVFSTDLARKISWASRFVRPIPLEDVYVGMCLHVLGVKPVYATRFLGLRNLFEVRRLNYERCTFSKRILVNGFKPQNLLHIWHDFQKSEFTC